A genomic region of Christiangramia sp. OXR-203 contains the following coding sequences:
- a CDS encoding M48 family metallopeptidase — protein sequence MQAETLYHLILGVVIVDFLFDTLLDTLNAKHFDDPIPSELADVYDDEKYEKSQRYKKERFKFGLLSSGFSVLLTILFLVFEGFAAVDGIAREFSSNPIVIALIFFGIIIIGSDLITTPFSWYSTYVIEEKYGFNKTSKKTFLIDKLKGLLMTIIVGGGILALIIWFYQIAGEDFWWYAWIVVSVFAVFMNMFYAKLIVPLFNKQTALESGSLRTKIEAYAEKVGFQLDNIFVIDGSKRSTKANAYFSGFGSEKRITLYDTLINDLEEEEIVAVLAHEVGHYKKKHIVFNLIASIATTGFTLWLLSLFVGSPVLSSALSVSEPSFHIGLIAFGILYSPISEVTGLIMNYISRKFEYQADDYASKTYNAQYLVSSLKKLSGNTLSNLTPHKTYIFVHYSHPSLLQRFQNLKAGI from the coding sequence TTGCAAGCTGAAACTCTTTACCACCTCATCCTTGGAGTCGTAATCGTTGATTTTCTTTTCGACACCCTCCTTGATACATTGAATGCTAAACATTTCGATGACCCTATTCCTTCGGAACTGGCAGATGTTTACGATGATGAGAAGTATGAAAAGTCTCAGCGATACAAAAAAGAACGTTTTAAGTTCGGTCTGCTCTCTTCTGGTTTTTCAGTACTTCTTACGATACTCTTTCTGGTTTTCGAAGGCTTTGCCGCGGTAGATGGGATTGCACGTGAGTTTTCAAGCAATCCTATTGTGATAGCTCTAATATTCTTCGGGATCATCATCATTGGTAGTGATCTGATTACAACACCTTTTTCCTGGTACAGTACTTATGTGATAGAAGAAAAATATGGATTTAATAAAACCAGTAAAAAAACATTTCTTATTGATAAATTAAAAGGTCTTTTAATGACCATCATCGTAGGCGGTGGAATCTTAGCATTAATCATCTGGTTCTATCAGATAGCAGGGGAAGATTTCTGGTGGTATGCATGGATTGTTGTATCTGTTTTCGCGGTTTTCATGAATATGTTCTATGCAAAATTGATCGTTCCGCTTTTTAATAAGCAAACCGCTCTGGAATCAGGTAGCTTGAGAACTAAAATCGAAGCTTATGCGGAAAAAGTAGGATTTCAGCTAGACAACATTTTTGTGATCGATGGCTCCAAACGTTCAACTAAGGCCAATGCTTATTTTTCCGGTTTTGGTTCAGAAAAAAGAATTACTTTATATGACACTTTGATCAATGATCTGGAAGAAGAAGAGATCGTTGCAGTTCTGGCACACGAGGTTGGTCATTACAAAAAGAAACATATTGTATTTAATTTAATTGCTTCAATAGCTACCACTGGATTCACCTTATGGCTGCTATCCTTGTTCGTAGGTAGTCCCGTACTATCATCTGCATTAAGTGTAAGTGAGCCAAGTTTTCATATTGGCCTGATTGCCTTCGGAATATTATATAGTCCGATTTCAGAAGTAACCGGTCTTATTATGAATTACATTTCGAGAAAGTTTGAATACCAGGCTGATGACTATGCGAGTAAAACTTACAACGCACAATACCTGGTAAGTAGTTTAAAAAAGTTATCTGGAAATACATTGAGCAACTTAACTCCTCATAAAACCTATATTTTCGTACATTACTCACACCCGAGTTTACTGCAAAGATTTCAGAATTTGAAGGCAGGTATTTAG